From one uncultured Paludibacter sp. genomic stretch:
- the rpsC gene encoding 30S ribosomal subunit protein S3 (Evidence 2a : Function from experimental evidences in other organisms; PubMedId : 10094780, 12244297, 12809609, 387449, 3892488, 7556101, 9716382; Product type s : structure), protein MGQKTNPISNRLGIIRGWDSNWYGGNNYGDTILEDSKIRKYLNARLAKASVSRIVIERTLKLVTITVCTARPGIIIGKGGQEVDKLKEELKKITDKEIQINIFEIKRPELDAVIVANNVARQVEGKIAYRRAVKMAIASTMRLGAEGIKIQVSGRLNGAEMARSEMYKEGRTPLHTFRADIDYAHAEALTKVGLIGIKVWICRGEIYGKKDLAPSFTSGKDSGSRGGEHRGDRRDDRGGKGFRKRKK, encoded by the coding sequence ATGGGACAAAAGACAAATCCGATAAGTAATCGTTTAGGGATCATCCGTGGATGGGACTCTAACTGGTATGGTGGCAACAATTATGGCGACACCATTCTTGAAGACAGCAAAATCAGAAAATATCTGAACGCCCGTCTTGCAAAAGCAAGCGTATCTCGCATCGTTATCGAACGCACATTAAAACTTGTTACAATCACTGTTTGTACAGCTCGTCCGGGAATTATCATCGGTAAAGGCGGTCAAGAAGTTGACAAGTTGAAAGAAGAGTTGAAAAAAATTACTGATAAAGAAATTCAAATCAACATCTTTGAAATTAAACGTCCTGAATTAGATGCAGTTATCGTAGCAAATAATGTGGCGCGTCAAGTTGAAGGAAAAATTGCTTACCGCCGTGCGGTGAAAATGGCAATAGCTTCTACAATGCGTCTTGGCGCCGAAGGTATCAAAATACAGGTATCAGGTCGTTTGAACGGAGCTGAAATGGCACGTTCAGAAATGTATAAAGAAGGAAGAACTCCTCTTCATACCTTCAGAGCAGATATTGATTACGCTCACGCTGAAGCATTGACTAAGGTGGGATTAATTGGTATTAAAGTATGGATTTGCCGTGGTGAAATCTACGGTAAAAAAGACTTAGCTCCTTCCTTTACTTCAGGCAAGGACAGTGGAAGCCGTGGTGGCGAACATCGTGGTGACCGCAGAGATGATCGTGGAGGAAAAGGTTTTAGAAAAAGAAAAAAATAA
- the rpsH gene encoding 30S ribosomal subunit protein S8 (Evidence 2a : Function from experimental evidences in other organisms; PubMedId : 10094780, 12244297, 12809609, 1735715, 365698, 6222285, 6262737; Product type s : structure), which translates to MTDPIADYLTRLRNAIKANHRVVEVPASNLKREMTRILHEKGYILNYKFVEDGAQGIIKIALKYDPVNKVNSIKKLQRVSTPGLRQYVGYKEMPRVLNGLGIAILSTSKGVMTDKEAKDLKIGGEVLCYVY; encoded by the coding sequence ATGACAGATCCTATTGCAGATTACTTAACTCGATTAAGGAACGCTATCAAAGCTAACCACAGAGTAGTGGAAGTTCCTGCGTCGAATTTAAAAAGAGAAATGACCCGTATATTGCACGAAAAGGGCTATATTTTAAACTACAAATTTGTAGAAGACGGGGCACAAGGCATTATCAAAATTGCCTTAAAGTATGATCCGGTTAACAAAGTTAACTCAATTAAAAAACTTCAAAGAGTGTCAACTCCGGGTTTACGTCAATACGTTGGTTATAAAGAAATGCCACGTGTATTGAACGGATTGGGTATTGCCATCCTTTCAACTTCAAAAGGTGTGATGACAGATAAAGAAGCTAAAGATTTGAAAATCGGCGGCGAAGTTTTATGTTATGTTTATTAA
- the rplV gene encoding 50S ribosomal protein L22, with protein MGARKRTSAEAKKEAQKTQYFAKLVGVPTSPRKMRLVADMIRGMEVNKALGVLKFSNKEASAKMEKLLKSAIANWEVKTEQKADNANLYISAVYVDSATMLKRLRTAPQGRGYRIRKRSNHVTLFVDTKTTNDTQI; from the coding sequence ATGGGTGCAAGAAAAAGAACATCAGCCGAAGCTAAAAAAGAAGCTCAAAAAACGCAATATTTTGCGAAGCTCGTCGGCGTTCCTACCTCTCCACGTAAAATGCGTTTGGTTGCAGATATGATACGTGGTATGGAAGTGAACAAAGCATTGGGTGTTTTGAAGTTCTCGAACAAAGAAGCTTCCGCTAAAATGGAAAAATTACTGAAATCTGCTATTGCTAACTGGGAAGTTAAAACAGAACAAAAAGCAGATAACGCAAATTTATATATAAGTGCCGTGTATGTGGACTCAGCTACTATGCTGAAACGTTTACGCACCGCTCCTCAGGGACGCGGATACCGTATTCGTAAACGTTCAAATCACGTAACACTTTTTGTGGATACCAAAACAACTAACGATACTCAAATTTAA
- the rpsN gene encoding 30S ribosomal subunit protein S14 (Evidence 2a : Function from experimental evidences in other organisms; PubMedId : 10094780, 12244297, 12809609, 6222285; Product type s : structure): MAKESMKAREVKRAKLIAKYAEKRAKFIEEGNYDMLQTLPRNSSPIRIHNRCKITGRPKGYMRQFGISRIQFREMASKGLIPGVKKASW; encoded by the coding sequence ATGGCAAAAGAATCAATGAAAGCCCGCGAGGTAAAAAGAGCAAAGCTGATTGCTAAATATGCAGAAAAACGCGCAAAATTTATTGAAGAAGGTAACTACGATATGTTGCAAACTCTTCCAAGAAATTCATCGCCAATTCGCATACATAATCGTTGCAAAATTACCGGACGACCAAAAGGATATATGCGCCAATTTGGAATTTCACGTATTCAATTCCGTGAAATGGCGTCAAAAGGGCTCATACCGGGAGTTAAAAAAGCAAGCTGGTAA
- the rplE gene encoding 50S ribosomal subunit protein L5 (Evidence 2a : Function from experimental evidences in other organisms; Product type s : structure) translates to MNTTSLKNDYKERIVPILMKEFGYSSVMQAPKLEKIVLNQGLGIAVSDKKIVDTAVNEMTTITGQKAVATLSKKDISNFKVRKKMPIGVRVTLRGERMYEFLERLVRVALPRIRDFKGIESKLDGRGNYTLGIEEQIIFPEINIDSISRILGMNITFVTSAKTDEEGYALLREFGLPFKKN, encoded by the coding sequence ATGAATACAACAAGTCTTAAGAATGATTACAAAGAACGTATCGTTCCTATTTTGATGAAAGAATTTGGATACAGCTCGGTAATGCAAGCTCCAAAACTTGAAAAAATTGTTTTGAATCAAGGATTGGGTATAGCCGTATCTGACAAAAAAATTGTTGATACAGCTGTAAATGAAATGACAACCATTACAGGACAAAAAGCCGTAGCTACACTTTCAAAGAAAGATATTTCAAACTTCAAAGTACGTAAAAAAATGCCTATCGGTGTTCGTGTTACATTGCGTGGCGAACGTATGTATGAATTTTTGGAACGTTTAGTGCGTGTTGCTTTACCTCGTATCCGCGACTTCAAAGGAATTGAAAGCAAACTTGACGGACGTGGAAACTATACCTTGGGTATTGAAGAACAAATTATTTTCCCGGAAATCAATATTGACAGCATCAGCCGTATTTTAGGTATGAATATTACATTTGTAACTTCAGCTAAAACCGATGAAGAAGGTTATGCATTATTGAGAGAATTCGGATTACCATTTAAGAAAAACTAA
- the rplP gene encoding 50S ribosomal subunit protein L16 (Evidence 2a : Function from experimental evidences in other organisms; PubMedId : 10094780, 12809609, 3892488, 6154696, 786730; Product type s : structure), with protein MLQPKKTKFRRQQKGRMKGNAQRGHELAFGSFGIKSLQSKWLTGRQIEAARIAVTRYMQRQGQIWIRVFPDKPITKKPAEVRMGKGKGAPEGFVAPVTPGRIIIEVEGVPFDIAKEALRLAAQKLPVTTRFVVRRDFDTTEQNA; from the coding sequence ATGTTACAACCTAAAAAAACAAAGTTCAGGAGACAGCAGAAGGGGCGTATGAAAGGGAATGCCCAAAGAGGTCACGAATTGGCATTCGGTTCTTTCGGAATTAAATCGTTACAATCGAAATGGCTCACCGGACGTCAAATAGAAGCCGCCCGTATCGCTGTAACTCGTTATATGCAACGTCAAGGACAAATATGGATTCGCGTATTCCCGGATAAACCTATTACTAAAAAACCAGCAGAAGTGCGTATGGGTAAAGGTAAAGGTGCTCCTGAAGGATTCGTAGCTCCTGTAACTCCGGGACGCATTATTATTGAAGTGGAAGGTGTTCCTTTTGATATTGCAAAAGAAGCTTTACGCCTTGCAGCACAAAAACTACCAGTTACTACTCGTTTTGTAGTAAGACGAGATTTTGATACAACCGAACAAAATGCATAA
- the secY gene encoding preprotein translocase membrane subunit (Evidence 2a : Function from experimental evidences in other organisms; PubMedId : 10348856, 1633829, 2007553, 2202723, 2254269, 2646297, 2828030, 6222285, 7889938, 8253067, 9564033; Product type t : transporter): MKKLIETLKNIWKIDDLRNRLITTFLFVLVYRFGSYVVLPGIDASALTHLQAQTSGGIMALLDMFSGGAFHNASIFALGIMPYISASIVIQLLGIAVPAFQKMQHEGESGRRKMNQYTRYLTVLILALQGPSYMANLNVQLRSAGSALPGGFWFIVSSTIILAAGSMFVMWLGERITDKGIGNGISFIIMIGIISRLPSALLKEFTSRLHSAGGGLVMFLLEIIILLVVIGFAILLVQGTRKIPVQYAKRIVGNKQYGGVRQYIPLKVNAAGVMPIIFAQAIMFIPAAIAGYSNSENLHSFIGAFTRYTSIPYNVLSALLIIAFTYFYTAITVNPVQMAEEMKRNNGFIPGIKPGKKTAEYLDLIMSRITLPGSIFLALIAILPAFASMFGMTHEFAQFFGGTSLLILVGVILDTLQQVESHLLMRHYDGLLKSGRIKGRTGGVSAY, translated from the coding sequence ATGAAAAAACTCATTGAGACTTTAAAGAATATTTGGAAAATAGACGATTTAAGAAACCGATTGATAACAACATTTTTATTTGTGTTGGTTTATAGATTTGGTTCTTATGTTGTACTACCGGGTATTGATGCCAGCGCATTAACACACTTACAAGCTCAAACAAGCGGTGGAATTATGGCATTGCTTGATATGTTTTCCGGTGGTGCTTTTCATAATGCTTCTATTTTTGCATTGGGAATTATGCCTTACATCTCAGCATCCATCGTTATTCAGTTGTTGGGAATAGCAGTTCCGGCTTTTCAAAAAATGCAACATGAAGGTGAAAGCGGACGAAGAAAAATGAATCAATATACGCGTTATCTTACAGTATTGATTTTGGCTTTACAAGGTCCGTCTTATATGGCGAATTTAAATGTACAGCTTCGTTCTGCAGGTTCAGCTCTACCTGGTGGTTTTTGGTTTATTGTTTCATCAACAATTATTCTAGCAGCCGGTAGTATGTTTGTAATGTGGCTTGGTGAACGTATTACAGATAAAGGTATCGGTAATGGTATATCTTTCATTATTATGATTGGTATTATTTCTCGTCTTCCGAGTGCTCTTTTGAAAGAATTTACATCCAGATTGCACTCTGCTGGTGGTGGATTAGTTATGTTTTTGTTAGAAATTATCATACTCTTAGTTGTTATAGGTTTTGCTATTTTGTTGGTACAAGGAACTAGAAAAATACCTGTACAATATGCTAAACGTATTGTTGGAAATAAACAATACGGTGGTGTACGTCAGTATATTCCGCTTAAGGTGAATGCTGCAGGAGTAATGCCTATTATCTTTGCGCAAGCCATTATGTTTATACCGGCAGCCATTGCAGGATATTCTAATTCTGAAAACTTGCATTCATTTATTGGTGCATTTACAAGATATACAAGCATTCCTTATAATGTTTTATCAGCATTATTAATTATAGCTTTTACGTATTTTTATACGGCAATCACGGTAAATCCTGTACAAATGGCTGAAGAAATGAAACGTAACAACGGTTTCATACCGGGAATTAAACCCGGAAAGAAAACGGCAGAGTATTTGGATTTGATAATGTCTCGCATTACATTACCGGGTTCTATCTTTTTAGCACTTATTGCAATTCTTCCTGCATTTGCATCAATGTTTGGTATGACTCACGAATTTGCCCAATTCTTTGGAGGAACTTCGTTGTTGATTTTGGTAGGTGTTATATTAGATACATTACAACAAGTT
- the rpsS gene encoding 30S ribosomal protein S19 (Evidence 2a : Function from experimental evidences in other organisms; Product type s : structure) translates to MSRSLKKGPFINLKLEKKVLAMNESGKKTVVKTWSRATMISPDFVGHTIAVHNGNKFIPVYITENMVGHKLGEFSPTRIFRGHGGKKK, encoded by the coding sequence ATGAGCCGATCATTAAAAAAAGGACCATTTATCAATTTAAAGTTAGAGAAGAAAGTTTTGGCAATGAACGAAAGCGGTAAAAAAACCGTGGTAAAAACTTGGTCACGCGCCACTATGATTTCTCCTGATTTTGTAGGTCATACAATTGCAGTTCACAATGGAAATAAATTTATTCCCGTGTATATTACCGAAAATATGGTAGGACACAAACTTGGAGAATTTTCTCCAACTCGTATCTTCCGCGGTCACGGTGGTAAAAAGAAATAA
- the rplB gene encoding 50S ribosomal subunit protein L2 (Evidence 2a : Function from experimental evidences in other organisms; PubMedId : 9531480; Product type s : structure) encodes MAVRKLKPTTPGQRHKIIGTFDTITASAPEKSLVVGYNKTGGRNQDGKMTMRYIGGGHKRKYRVIDFKRNKDGVPATVKSIEYDPNRSARIALLFYADGEKRYILAPNGLQVGQVVLSGADAAPEVGNSLLLANIPLGTIIHNIELRPGQGASMARSAGTFAQLTSREDKYVIIKLPSGEVRKVLASCKATIGSVGNSDHALERSGKAGRSRWLGRRPRVRGVAMNPVDHPMGGGEGRASGGHPRSRKGLLAKGYKTRHPKKQSSQYIIERKKK; translated from the coding sequence ATGGCTGTACGCAAACTAAAGCCCACAACACCGGGGCAAAGACACAAGATTATTGGTACATTTGACACAATTACGGCAAGTGCACCAGAAAAATCTCTTGTAGTCGGCTATAATAAAACGGGTGGTCGAAACCAAGATGGTAAAATGACTATGCGTTATATCGGAGGCGGACACAAAAGAAAATACAGAGTAATTGACTTTAAACGTAACAAAGACGGTGTGCCCGCCACTGTTAAAAGCATTGAATATGATCCGAATCGTTCGGCTCGTATTGCTTTGTTGTTCTACGCAGATGGCGAAAAACGTTACATTCTTGCACCAAACGGATTGCAAGTAGGTCAAGTAGTTCTTTCAGGTGCTGATGCAGCTCCTGAAGTTGGTAATTCATTATTATTGGCAAACATTCCACTTGGTACAATAATTCATAATATTGAATTACGCCCGGGGCAAGGAGCTTCAATGGCTCGTTCAGCAGGAACGTTTGCTCAATTGACTTCGAGAGAAGACAAATATGTGATTATCAAATTACCTTCCGGCGAAGTACGTAAAGTGCTTGCATCGTGCAAAGCAACTATTGGTAGCGTCGGTAACTCAGACCACGCATTGGAAAGATCAGGTAAAGCAGGTCGTTCTCGTTGGCTTGGACGTCGTCCACGCGTGAGAGGTGTAGCAATGAACCCGGTAGATCACCCTATGGGTGGTGGAGAAGGTCGTGCTTCAGGAGGTCATCCACGTTCACGCAAAGGCTTGTTGGCTAAGGGTTACAAAACTCGTCACCCTAAAAAACAATCGAGCCAATATATTATTGAAAGAAAGAAAAAATAA
- the rplO gene encoding 50S ribosomal subunit protein L15 (Evidence 2a : Function from experimental evidences in other organisms; Product type s : structure): protein MNLSNLTPATGSVKTRKRVGRGSGSGMGGTSTRGHKGAKSRSGYSQKIGFEGGQMPIQRRLPKFGFKNINRVEFKAINLEVLQSLADSKQLTKIGLTELRDAGFISKSDLVKILGKGKLSAKLEVEANAFSKSAEQAITAAGGTATKI, encoded by the coding sequence ATGAATTTAAGTAATTTAACACCGGCAACAGGTTCTGTGAAAACTCGCAAAAGAGTAGGTCGCGGTTCTGGTTCCGGTATGGGAGGAACTTCTACCAGAGGACATAAGGGAGCGAAATCTCGTTCCGGATATTCTCAAAAAATTGGTTTTGAAGGAGGACAAATGCCTATACAACGTCGTTTACCAAAATTCGGATTTAAAAATATCAATCGTGTTGAATTCAAAGCTATCAATCTTGAAGTTTTACAATCATTAGCTGATAGTAAACAACTTACCAAAATTGGATTAACAGAACTTCGCGATGCTGGATTTATTTCAAAATCAGATTTAGTAAAAATCCTGGGCAAAGGCAAATTGTCTGCAAAATTAGAAGTAGAAGCAAATGCGTTCTCAAAATCAGCTGAACAAGCAATTACGGCTGCGGGCGGAACAGCAACAAAAATTTAA
- the rplX gene encoding 50S ribosomal subunit protein L24 (Evidence 2a : Function from experimental evidences in other organisms; PubMedId : 2464692; Product type s : structure), with amino-acid sequence MSKLHIKKGDTVYVNTGVDKGKTGRVLEVLVKEQRAIVEGINLVSKSTKPNAKNPQGGIVKQEASIHVSNLNPVEKGKPVRVGRKLNKEGKLVRISKRSGEEI; translated from the coding sequence ATGAGTAAATTACACATAAAAAAAGGTGATACCGTGTATGTAAACACCGGAGTTGACAAAGGCAAAACCGGACGCGTGTTGGAAGTTCTTGTGAAAGAACAACGCGCCATCGTGGAAGGTATCAATTTGGTATCAAAAAGTACCAAACCTAACGCAAAAAATCCGCAAGGAGGTATTGTTAAACAAGAAGCTTCTATTCACGTTTCAAATTTGAATCCTGTGGAAAAGGGAAAACCTGTTCGCGTGGGACGCAAATTGAATAAAGAAGGAAAGTTGGTACGTATTTCTAAAAGATCGGGGGAGGAAATTTAA
- the rplR gene encoding 50S ribosomal subunit protein L18 (Evidence 2a : Function from experimental evidences in other organisms; Product type s : structure), which produces MTDKNIRRNRIKAHIRTKISGTAEKPRLTVFRSNTQIYAQVIDDVKGVTLASASSLLKAEKGAKKDKITKTEQAANVGKLIAKSALEAGIKEVIFDRNGYLYHGRVKQLAEAAREGGLKF; this is translated from the coding sequence ATGACAGACAAAAATATAAGAAGAAACAGAATAAAAGCACATATCCGTACAAAAATATCGGGTACTGCTGAAAAACCGCGTTTGACTGTGTTCCGCAGTAATACTCAAATTTACGCACAAGTAATTGATGATGTAAAAGGAGTAACTTTAGCTTCAGCTTCATCATTATTGAAAGCAGAAAAAGGAGCTAAGAAAGACAAAATTACTAAAACAGAACAAGCTGCAAATGTAGGTAAACTTATAGCGAAATCAGCGCTTGAAGCTGGAATTAAAGAAGTGATATTTGACCGTAACGGTTATTTATATCACGGACGTGTAAAACAATTAGCCGAAGCAGCTCGCGAAGGTGGACTTAAATTTTAA
- the rplF gene encoding 50S ribosomal subunit protein L6 (Evidence 2a : Function from experimental evidences in other organisms; PubMedId : 10094780, 10756104, 12809609, 324885, 6222285, 9298646; Product type s : structure) gives MSRIGKLPITLPKGVNIEVKDNVVTVKGPKGELSQAVDSAIEVKVEDGEVKINRPNDEKQNRAFHGLYRALINNMIVGVSEGYKKTLELVGVGYRASNTGNVLELSLGYSHMIYLQLPKEIKVETKSERNQNPLIILESSDKQLLGQVCAKIRSFRKPEPYKGKGIKFQGEIIRRKAGKSAGK, from the coding sequence ATGTCAAGAATTGGAAAATTACCTATCACACTTCCTAAAGGAGTAAACATTGAAGTAAAAGACAATGTGGTAACCGTAAAAGGGCCTAAAGGAGAATTATCTCAAGCTGTGGATTCAGCTATTGAAGTAAAAGTTGAAGATGGCGAAGTGAAAATTAACAGACCCAACGATGAAAAACAAAATCGTGCTTTTCACGGTTTGTACCGGGCTCTTATCAACAATATGATTGTTGGTGTTTCAGAAGGATACAAAAAAACATTGGAGTTGGTGGGTGTAGGTTATCGTGCATCAAATACAGGAAATGTATTGGAACTTTCATTAGGTTATTCACATATGATTTATTTGCAATTGCCAAAAGAAATCAAAGTGGAAACTAAAAGTGAACGTAATCAAAACCCATTAATCATTTTGGAAAGCAGCGACAAACAATTACTTGGACAAGTTTGTGCCAAAATTCGTTCGTTCCGCAAACCTGAACCTTACAAAGGAAAAGGTATCAAGTTCCAAGGTGAAATTATCCGTCGTAAAGCAGGTAAATCTGCCGGTAAATAA
- the rpmC gene encoding 50S ribosomal protein L29 produces the protein MKIREIKELSVKEIQERMDAEKERLIRLKLNHSISPLDNPMQIKEVRRTIARFATELRQREITNKK, from the coding sequence ATGAAAATCAGAGAAATTAAAGAATTATCAGTAAAAGAAATTCAGGAAAGAATGGATGCCGAAAAAGAACGTCTTATTCGCTTGAAATTAAATCACTCTATTTCTCCGCTCGATAATCCGATGCAAATCAAAGAAGTACGTCGTACAATTGCTCGTTTTGCAACAGAATTACGTCAGAGAGAAATAACCAATAAAAAGTAA
- the rplN gene encoding 50S ribosomal protein L14 (Evidence 2a : Function from experimental evidences in other organisms; Product type s : structure), translated as MIQQETRLTIADNSGGKEALCIRVLGGTGKRYATLGDIIVVTVKNVIPSSDMKKGTVSKAVVVRTKKEVRRADGSYIRFDDNACVLLNNAGEIRGSRIFGPVARELRATNMKIISLAPEVL; from the coding sequence ATGATACAACAAGAAACCAGACTGACAATTGCTGATAACAGTGGCGGTAAAGAAGCGCTTTGTATCAGAGTTTTGGGAGGAACAGGAAAACGTTATGCTACACTTGGCGACATCATTGTAGTAACAGTTAAAAATGTAATTCCTTCCAGCGATATGAAAAAAGGAACTGTATCAAAAGCCGTAGTAGTACGTACAAAAAAAGAAGTACGTCGTGCTGATGGTTCTTACATCCGTTTCGATGATAACGCTTGCGTGCTTTTGAACAATGCAGGCGAAATTCGCGGTAGTCGTATTTTTGGACCGGTTGCACGTGAACTTCGCGCTACTAATATGAAAATTATATCACTTGCACCGGAGGTGCTTTAA
- the rpmD gene encoding 50S ribosomal subunit protein L30 (Evidence 2a : Function from experimental evidences in other organisms; PubMedId : 10094780, 12809609, 6222285, 776670; Product type s : structure), whose translation MATIKIKQVRSKIKCPKDQKLTLEALGLKKMQSVVEHEATPQILGMVAKVKHLVEVIE comes from the coding sequence ATGGCAACAATTAAAATTAAACAAGTAAGAAGTAAAATTAAATGCCCGAAAGATCAAAAACTTACATTAGAAGCGCTTGGTCTGAAGAAAATGCAATCCGTAGTGGAACACGAAGCCACTCCACAAATTTTGGGTATGGTAGCCAAAGTAAAACATTTGGTGGAAGTAATAGAATAA
- the rpsQ gene encoding 30S ribosomal subunit protein S17 (Evidence 2a : Function from experimental evidences in other organisms; PubMedId : 10094780, 12244297, 12809609, 151587, 344065, 3892488, 7556101, 781296, 9868784; Product type s : structure): METRNLRKVRTGVVFSNKMDKTITVAVKWKEKHPIYGKFVNKTKKYHAHDEKNECNIGDTVSIMETRPLSKLKRWRLVEIIERAK; this comes from the coding sequence ATGGAAACAAGAAATTTAAGAAAAGTAAGAACAGGTGTAGTTTTCAGCAATAAAATGGATAAAACCATTACCGTAGCTGTAAAATGGAAAGAAAAACACCCTATTTACGGTAAATTCGTAAATAAGACAAAAAAATATCATGCTCACGATGAGAAAAACGAATGCAACATTGGCGACACTGTAAGCATTATGGAAACTCGTCCGTTGAGTAAACTGAAAAGATGGAGATTAGTAGAAATTATCGAAAGAGCGAAGTAA
- the rpsE gene encoding 30S ribosomal subunit protein S5 (Evidence 2a : Function from experimental evidences in other organisms; PubMedId : 10094780, 12244297, 12809609, 1712292, 2138078, 363452, 4273819, 4346030, 6222285, 9520473, 9987109; Product type s : structure): protein MKTMATKMNKIKTTNDLELKDRLVAVNRVTKVTKGGRAFSFSAIVVVGNEDGIVGWGLGKAGEVTAAIAKGTEAAKKNLIKVPVLNGTIPHEQLAKFGGATVYIQPATNGTGVKAGGAMRAVLESVGITDVLAKSKGSSNPHNLVKATMLALAELRDAHTVAQNRGVSLSKVFNG, encoded by the coding sequence TTGAAAACAATGGCAACAAAAATGAACAAAATAAAAACTACTAACGACTTGGAACTTAAAGATCGTCTTGTAGCTGTAAATCGTGTAACAAAAGTTACAAAAGGAGGACGTGCATTTAGTTTTTCTGCTATTGTTGTAGTAGGTAACGAAGATGGTATTGTAGGCTGGGGATTAGGAAAGGCGGGAGAAGTAACTGCTGCAATTGCAAAAGGTACTGAAGCTGCTAAAAAGAATCTCATCAAAGTTCCTGTTTTAAATGGAACTATTCCTCACGAACAATTGGCTAAATTTGGTGGAGCTACAGTTTATATTCAACCTGCAACAAACGGTACAGGGGTAAAAGCCGGAGGTGCTATGCGTGCTGTACTTGAAAGTGTTGGAATCACTGACGTGTTGGCAAAATCAAAAGGTTCATCAAATCCTCACAATTTGGTAAAAGCTACTATGTTGGCTCTTGCTGAATTACGCGATGCACATACCGTAGCTCAAAACAGAGGAGTATCATTAAGTAAAGTGTTCAATGGATAA